Proteins encoded by one window of Chondromyces crocatus:
- a CDS encoding thiolase family protein produces the protein MPAALRSVYVVDAVRTPIGRYAGGLATVRPDDLAAHVIDALVKRQPGLLPRLDQVVFGATNQAGEDNRNVARMALLIAGLPFEVPAVTVNRLCGSGLEAVADAARMIAVGEAECAIAGGVESMTRAPFSMPKTAEKFDRTPPPVYDTTLGWRYPNPRMSARFELQSMGETAENVAKKYGVSREDQDKFALGSHQRAAAAWEAGEFASEVAKVEVPQRKGAPVVVERDESIRPDASLEALAKLKPVFREGGTVTAGNSSPINDGASGLLLASEEVVKAAGVTPLARLVSTATAGVEPNLMGEGPIPAVKKLLQREGLRVPNLDLVELNEAFAAQALACLRALELDPARVNVRGGGIALGHPIGSSGARIACTLVHAMRDRGARLGVAALCIGVGQGIATLFERA, from the coding sequence ATGCCCGCTGCTCTTCGCTCCGTGTACGTCGTCGATGCTGTCAGGACTCCGATCGGTCGCTACGCCGGCGGTCTCGCCACGGTGCGGCCGGACGATCTCGCCGCGCACGTGATCGATGCGCTGGTGAAGCGTCAGCCCGGTCTTTTGCCGCGGCTGGATCAGGTGGTGTTCGGGGCGACGAACCAGGCCGGTGAAGACAACCGGAACGTGGCGCGCATGGCGTTGCTGATCGCGGGGCTGCCGTTCGAGGTGCCCGCGGTGACGGTGAACCGGCTCTGTGGGTCGGGGCTGGAGGCGGTGGCCGACGCGGCGCGGATGATCGCGGTGGGCGAGGCGGAGTGCGCGATCGCGGGCGGCGTGGAGAGCATGACGCGTGCGCCGTTCTCGATGCCGAAGACGGCGGAGAAGTTCGATCGGACGCCGCCGCCGGTGTACGACACGACGCTGGGCTGGCGGTATCCGAACCCGCGGATGAGCGCGCGCTTCGAGCTGCAGTCGATGGGGGAGACGGCCGAGAATGTGGCGAAGAAGTACGGCGTGAGCCGCGAGGATCAGGACAAGTTCGCGCTGGGGTCGCACCAGCGTGCGGCGGCGGCGTGGGAGGCGGGGGAGTTCGCCAGCGAGGTGGCGAAGGTGGAGGTGCCGCAGCGGAAGGGGGCGCCGGTGGTGGTGGAGCGCGACGAGTCGATCCGGCCGGATGCGTCGCTGGAGGCGCTCGCGAAGCTGAAGCCGGTGTTCCGCGAGGGCGGGACGGTGACGGCGGGCAACTCGTCGCCGATCAACGACGGGGCTTCTGGGCTGCTCCTGGCGTCGGAGGAGGTGGTGAAGGCCGCGGGGGTGACACCGCTGGCGAGGCTGGTGAGCACGGCGACGGCCGGCGTGGAGCCGAACCTGATGGGGGAGGGGCCGATCCCGGCGGTGAAGAAGCTGCTCCAGCGGGAAGGGCTGCGGGTGCCGAACCTGGACCTGGTGGAGCTGAACGAGGCGTTCGCGGCGCAGGCGCTGGCGTGCCTGCGGGCGCTGGAGCTGGATCCGGCACGGGTGAACGTCCGGGGTGGCGGAATCGCGCTTGGACATCCGATCGGGAGCTCGGGGGCACGGATCGCCTGCACGCTGGTCCACGCGATGCGGGATCGAGGGGCGCGTCTCGGGGTGGCGGCGCTCTGCATCGGGGTCGGGCAGGGGATCGCGACGCTGTTCGAGCGAGCCTGA
- a CDS encoding peptidylprolyl isomerase: MEFPPINVPGNGQLHARLRTSLGDIVVALEEHRVPETVKNFVGLATGAIPWKDPVSGESMSGTPLYDGVRFHRVIPNFMIQCGDPFTRYPEMAANWGRGNPGYKFSDEFHPELRHKGPGVLSMANSGPNSNGAQWFITEKATPHLDNKHSVFGHVVSGLDVVNKIATTPRGPGDRPETDVVLERVELFRQ, from the coding sequence ATGGAATTTCCCCCGATCAACGTGCCCGGCAACGGGCAGCTTCACGCGCGCCTCAGGACTTCGCTCGGTGACATCGTGGTCGCTCTGGAGGAGCACCGCGTGCCGGAGACGGTGAAGAACTTCGTCGGGCTCGCGACGGGGGCGATCCCCTGGAAGGATCCGGTGTCGGGCGAGAGCATGAGCGGGACGCCGCTCTATGACGGGGTGCGGTTCCATCGGGTGATCCCGAACTTCATGATCCAGTGCGGCGACCCCTTCACGCGCTACCCGGAGATGGCAGCGAACTGGGGCCGAGGGAACCCGGGGTACAAGTTCTCGGACGAGTTCCACCCCGAGCTGCGTCACAAGGGGCCGGGCGTGCTGTCGATGGCGAACTCGGGGCCGAACTCGAACGGGGCGCAGTGGTTCATCACCGAGAAGGCGACGCCGCACCTCGACAACAAGCACTCGGTGTTCGGGCACGTGGTGAGCGGGCTGGACGTGGTGAACAAGATCGCGACGACGCCGCGTGGGCCTGGTGACCGGCCCGAGACGGACGTGGTGCTGGAGCGGGTGGAGCTGTTCCGGCAGTAG
- a CDS encoding CHAD domain-containing protein, with product MSPKTHHEPSSSTHGDEPSRDGKQTAAAFLAAAMRPLLDTVRDTTARVIASDAANREAEDAPPEPSQETAADAASDGHATHDAEEAHAAKDHTAKDHTAKDHAAKDHAAKDHAAEHDTWKSQTSGDHAAKDPPSSGHPASDESASTRAPSLDPEAVHDLRVALRKLRTLLRPARRVFGRKRLQPIEEALRRDARATSALRDEEALRETIDRLNLPRAARAQATLWIEHRAALERTQRAEVIRRLEGTTPHGDADASRKKNKKKKQKKAKHLPLEVHLHALTRRLDRPERKRLGARKLAQRAVEEALDKVQALSGAYTADAIAMHELRIRFKRLRYTADAFAPVLGPAAKQVASSAAKLQKRLGHLHDVDEALDRVWNARDLDPGARAALHEALTAERAHLAEKVALDLDKELPTIVAAITPPTNDEAPSDAT from the coding sequence CCCTCCTCTTCCACCCACGGCGACGAGCCGAGCCGCGACGGCAAACAGACCGCCGCCGCCTTCCTCGCCGCCGCCATGCGCCCCCTCCTCGACACCGTGCGCGACACGACGGCGCGGGTGATCGCCTCGGACGCCGCCAACCGCGAGGCCGAAGACGCCCCGCCGGAACCGTCCCAGGAGACCGCAGCCGACGCAGCCTCGGACGGACACGCCACCCACGATGCCGAAGAGGCCCACGCCGCGAAGGACCACACCGCGAAGGACCACACCGCGAAGGACCACGCCGCGAAGGACCACGCCGCGAAGGACCACGCCGCCGAGCACGACACCTGGAAGTCGCAGACCTCCGGCGACCACGCCGCGAAGGACCCTCCCTCGAGCGGCCACCCGGCCAGCGACGAGAGCGCCTCCACCCGCGCCCCTTCCCTCGACCCCGAGGCCGTCCACGATCTCCGTGTCGCCCTGCGCAAGCTGCGCACCCTCCTCCGCCCCGCGCGGCGCGTGTTCGGCAGGAAGCGGCTCCAGCCCATCGAAGAGGCCCTGCGCCGTGACGCGCGCGCCACCAGCGCCCTGCGCGACGAAGAGGCGCTGCGCGAGACGATCGACCGCCTCAACCTCCCCCGCGCCGCCCGCGCCCAGGCCACCCTCTGGATCGAGCACCGCGCCGCGCTCGAACGCACCCAGCGGGCAGAGGTCATCCGCCGCCTCGAAGGCACCACGCCGCACGGCGACGCCGACGCCTCCCGCAAGAAGAACAAGAAGAAGAAGCAGAAGAAGGCCAAGCACCTTCCCCTCGAGGTCCACCTCCACGCGCTCACGCGACGCCTCGACCGACCCGAGCGCAAGCGCCTCGGCGCCCGCAAGCTCGCGCAACGCGCCGTCGAAGAGGCGCTCGACAAGGTGCAGGCCCTCTCTGGCGCCTACACCGCCGACGCCATCGCGATGCACGAGCTCCGCATCCGTTTCAAGCGCCTGCGCTACACCGCCGACGCCTTCGCGCCCGTCCTCGGCCCTGCCGCCAAGCAGGTCGCCAGCTCCGCCGCCAAGCTGCAGAAGCGCCTCGGGCACCTGCACGACGTCGACGAGGCCCTCGACCGCGTGTGGAACGCGCGTGACCTCGACCCCGGCGCGCGCGCCGCCTTGCACGAGGCCCTCACCGCGGAACGCGCCCACCTCGCGGAGAAGGTCGCTCTCGATCTGGACAAGGAGCTGCCGACCATCGTGGCAGCGATCACCCCACCGACGAACGACGAAGCGCCCTCCGACGCCACGTAG